A single region of the Epinephelus moara isolate mb chromosome 16, YSFRI_EMoa_1.0, whole genome shotgun sequence genome encodes:
- the LOC126402374 gene encoding putative protein TPRXL, producing MPPEDPERHQLPFPLPMGLFGWLQELFADEELSSSSSSEEDDNDDEAVPGPSGVGLHQHGQEDGGEAGPSSSPVFGPEESAPPLYENSDGEYSFEHAGPGMPYSPSSPPFPSDSEMEGDDHESGATSEDNEAPCDCAYCVVEKEEGAPLMECPVEEQEEQEEEESGCASSEPGIPSSICFSAVEDMEVSGSWSPSSSDCFVTAWDSPSPSPSPSSIGSTISTSSTPSTVVCTVGSERPSSGAISSDGSSSD from the coding sequence ATGCCTCCAGAAGACCCTGAGCGCCACCAGTTGCCCTTTCCCCTTCCCATGGGGTTGTTTGGATGGTTACAGGAGCTTTTTGCTGACGAGGAGCTGTCGTCGTCATCGTCGTCGGAGGAGGACGACAATGATGACGAGGCTGTCCCGGGGCCCTCTGGAGTAGGGCTGCACCAGCATGGGCAAGAGGACGGGGGGGAGGCTGGCCCTTCCTCTTCGCCTGTGTTTGGTCCAGAGGAAAGTGCTCCCCCTCTGTATGAAAATTCGGATGGGGAGTACAGCTTCGAACATGCTGGGCCGGGCATGCCCTATTCCCCTAGTTCCCCACCCTTCCCCTCAGACTCAGAGATGGAGGGGGATGACCATGAGTCTGGTGCCACGTCAGAGGACAATGAAGCACCGTGTGACTGTGCTTACTGTGTtgtggagaaggaggagggggcaCCACTCATGGAATGTCCGGttgaggagcaggaggagcaggaggaggaggagtctgGGTGTGCCAGCAGTGAACCAGGCATCCCATCCTCCATCTGTTTTTCTGCGGTGGAGGATATGGAGGTGTCTGGTTCCTGGTCCCCATCCAGCAGTGACTGCTTTGTTACTGCTTGGGACTCCCCTTCTCCTagcccctctccctcctccatcGGTAGTACCATTTCCACCTCTTCCACCCCGTCCACCGTGGTCTGCACGGTGGGATCAGAGAGGCCATCGAGTGGTGCCATCTCCTCCGATGGATCCAGTTCTGATTAG